The following proteins are encoded in a genomic region of Plasmodium chabaudi chabaudi strain AS genome assembly, chromosome: 1:
- a CDS encoding diphthine methyltransferase, putative: MIEKRYNLKYCCDDICVFPSITLLNYCNDKFSEYFGLTAISTYQLKTNKEVNSGEQKKKGKVYFYRLVENTNDNPLKTENDYGLSYEKNINYHNGILQSSYLFANDDLMLGSICVNGLYLSNIKEGTYDKIFTTSDEKNNSGLSFDALENKTNKICASFSNGDMSFLSDGNLVNLWKAHEYHVWSCAFTGSENIITTGSDDCSFKIWDMRSKNCSQKNNRSHSQGVTVVKFEPLSGTLYTGSYDNRIRIFDTRNIQNPLQTIDLKSGIWRIKFAYKNGTLNKLLIAMCDGGAQIIKKKENEYIFKESISNNNELTYGIDAIKILDEHKKKKKKIYMSCSFYNKEAQLWY, translated from the exons ATGATAGAGAAAAGGTATAATTTGAAATACTGTTGTGATGATATTTGTGTTTTTCCCAGCATAACATTGTTAAATTATTGCA atGATAAATTTAGTGAGTATTTTGGTCTAACCGCTATATCAACATATCAGCTTAAAACGAATAAAGAGGTAAATAGCGgcgaacaaaaaaaaaaaggaaaagtttatttttatagacTTGTGGAAAATACCAATGACAACCCATTGAAAACAGAAAA TGACTATGGGCTAAGCtatgagaaaaatataaattaccACAACGGAATTCTGCAGTCAAGCTACCTGTTCGCAAACGAT GATTTAATGCTTGGCAGTATATGTGTCAACGGGCTATATTTGTCGAACATAAAGGAGGGAAcctatgataaaatatttacaactagcgatgaaaaaaataactcag gTCTATCTTTTGATGCACTAGAAAACAAGACGAA CAAAATATGTGCATCCTTCAGTAATGGGGATATGTCCTTTCTCTCTGATGGTAACTTAGTCAACCTATG GAAAGCCCATGAATATCACGTATGGTCTTGTGCATTCACAGGaagtgaaaatataattactaCTG gTTCTGATGACTGTTCTTTCAAAATCTGGGATATGAGATCTAAAAATTGCtcccaaaaaaataatag ATCTCACTCGCAGGGAGTTACCGTAGTCAAATTTGAGCCTCTCAGTGGGACTTTATACACGGGCTc GTATGATAACCGAATTCGAATTTTTGACACGAGAAATATCCAGAACCCATTACAAACAATTGATTTAAAATCAGGCATATGGAGAATTAAATTTGCATATAA aAATGGAACTCTAAATAAACTACTTATTGCAATGTGTGATGGAGGAGcccaaataataaaaaaaaaagaaaacg AATACATTTTCAAAGAAAGtataagtaataataatgagtTAACATACGGGATTGATgccataaaaattttagatgaacacaaaaaaaaaaaaaaaaaaatttacatgTCCTGctctttttataataaagagGCACAGTTGTGGTATTAA